The Salvelinus namaycush isolate Seneca chromosome 13, SaNama_1.0, whole genome shotgun sequence genome includes a region encoding these proteins:
- the LOC120058035 gene encoding gamma-crystallin M3-like codes for MSNTSMNMGGATFYEDRNFQGRSYECSSDCPDMSSYMSRCQSCRVQSGCFMVYERPNYMGNQFFMRRGEYSDYQSMMGITDGIRSCRMIPMHRGNFRMRIYERENFGGQMHEMMDDCDSIQERYRMSDCQSCNVMDGHWLMYEQPHFRGRQMYMRPGEYRNFRDMGMGMGGMSGGMRFMSMRRIMDNMTM; via the exons ATGTCCAACACCAGCATGAACATGGGCGGG GCCACCTTCTATGAGGACAGGAACTTCCAGGGCCGCTCTTATGAGTGCAGCTCCGACTGCCCTGACATGTCTTCCTACATGAGCAGGTGCCAATCCTGCAGGGTTCAGAGCGGCTGCTTCATGGTGTACGAGCGCCCCAACTACATGGGAAACCAGTTCTTCATGAGGAGGGGAGAGTACTCAGACTATCAGAGTATGATGGGAATTACCGATGGTATCAGGTCCTGCCGCATGATCCCCATG CACCGTGGAAACTTCAGGATGAGGATCTACGAGAGGGAGAACTTCGGAGGTCAGATGCACGAGATGATGGACGACTGTGACTCCATACAGGAGCGTTATCGTATGTCTGACTGCCAGTCCTGCAACGTGATGGACGGCCACTGGCTGATGTATGAGCAGCCCCACTTCAGAGGCAGGCAGATGTACATGAGGCCTGGAGAGTACAGGAACTTCAGAGATATGGGCATGGGAATGGGAGGCATGAGCGGTGGCATGAGGTTCATGAGCATGAGGCGTATCATGGATAACATGACTATGTAA